From Desulfobaccales bacterium:
GCTAAGATACCGATGGTCTCCCGGGCTTGTTCGGCTTGCGGCGCCGACCTGCGGGACCTGCCTCCGACCGCGCGCCGTTATTTTATCGGCAAATCGGCGGCGGGGGAAATCGCTCCCCCGGTCCCGGAGGTGATTCCCGGGTCAATACCGGAGACCGTGGAGGTGGAATTGCTGGAACCGTACCCGGAAGCCTCGCTCCCGGAGAGCAAAGATGTGTCGTTGTGCGAGGCCCTGGACCGCATTCTCAATAAGGGCGCGGTGCTCTTTGGGGAAGTGATGATTTCCGTGGCCGATATCGACCTGGTCTACCTGGGCCTCCAGGTCATCCTGGCATCCATGGAAACCGCACGGGGATTTAAGCCTCGGGGGGAGGGGCAGTTGGGACCGAATCTTTTTGAAAAGGGTGCATGCTGATGAAATCCCCGGAACCGGCTCAAGTGGAATCCCAGGCTATCAGCGATTTTGCCAAGGTCATGCAAGGAGACGCCTCTTTACCGGCCCGATCTCCGGGTGGCCAGCCCCCCCGGATCAATCTGGACCAGGACAACATCAAGAACAGCCTGGGACAACTGGTTTTGACCCTGGTGAAACTGCTCCACGAACTACTGGAGCGCCAGGGCATCCGGCGCATCGAGGCCGGGTCCCTCACGGACGACCAGATCGAGCGGCTGGGGTTGACCTTGATGAAACAGGCTCAAGAGATCGACCGACTCCGGCAGGAGTTCGGCCTGGAAGAAGACGACCTGAATATCGACCTTGGCCCCCTGGGCCAACTCCTGTAAGGAGGAACTGCACATGGCCAGACAACAAGGCATCCAGAGTTCCATTCAGAGCACCAACCTGGCGGATCTTCTGGAACGCATCCTGGACAAGGGAATCGTAATCGCCGGAGACATCAAGATCCGGCTGGTGGAAGTGGAACTCCTCACTCTGCAGATTCGATTAGTGATCTGCTCAGTGGACAAAGCCAAAGAATTGGGGATAGATTGGTGGGTAGCCAACCCGGCCTTTAATTCCCAGGCCCCTTCGGAAGAACTGGCGGCCTCCCTTAACAAGATCGACGAGCGCTTGGGGCGCCTGGAATCTGCCATGGCCGTGGCTGGCCCCTGAGTTCCTTGGCGACGTTGG
This genomic window contains:
- a CDS encoding gas vesicle protein, giving the protein MARQQGIQSSIQSTNLADLLERILDKGIVIAGDIKIRLVEVELLTLQIRLVICSVDKAKELGIDWWVANPAFNSQAPSEELAASLNKIDERLGRLESAMAVAGP
- a CDS encoding gas vesicle protein, with protein sequence MVSRACSACGADLRDLPPTARRYFIGKSAAGEIAPPVPEVIPGSIPETVEVELLEPYPEASLPESKDVSLCEALDRILNKGAVLFGEVMISVADIDLVYLGLQVILASMETARGFKPRGEGQLGPNLFEKGAC
- a CDS encoding gas vesicle protein K, encoding MKSPEPAQVESQAISDFAKVMQGDASLPARSPGGQPPRINLDQDNIKNSLGQLVLTLVKLLHELLERQGIRRIEAGSLTDDQIERLGLTLMKQAQEIDRLRQEFGLEEDDLNIDLGPLGQLL